A genome region from Hippopotamus amphibius kiboko isolate mHipAmp2 chromosome 1, mHipAmp2.hap2, whole genome shotgun sequence includes the following:
- the SERBP1 gene encoding plasminogen activator inhibitor 1 RNA-binding protein isoform X4, which translates to MPGHLQEGFGCVVTNRFDQLFDDESDPFEVLKAAENKKKEAGGGGVGGPGAKSAAQAAAQTNSNAAGKQLRKESQKDRKNPLPPNVGVVDKKEETQPPVALKKEGIRRVGRRPDQQLQAEGKIIDRRPERRPPRERRFEKPLEEKGEGGEFSVDRPIIDRPIRGRGGLGRGRGGRGRGMGRGDGFDSRGKREFDRHSGSDRSGLKHEDKRGGSGSHNWGTVKDELTDLEQSNVTEETPEGEEHPVADTENKENEVEEVKEEGPKEMTLDEWKAIQNKDRAKVEFNIRKPNEGADGQWKKGFVLHKSKSEEAHAEDSVMDHHFRKPANDITSQLEINFGDLGRPGRGGRGGRGGRGRGGRPNRGIRTDKSSASAPDVDDPEAFPALA; encoded by the exons ATGCCTGGGCACTTACAGGAAGGCTTCGGCTGCGTGGTCACCAACCGATTCGACCAGTTATTTGACGACGAATCGGACCCCTTCGAGGTGTTGAAGGCAgcagagaacaagaaaaaagaagccGGCGGGGGCGGCGTTGGGGGCCCTGGGGCCAAGAGCGCAGCTCAGGCCGCAGCCCAGACCAACTCCAACGCGGCGGGCAAACAGCTGCGTAAAGAGTCCCAGAAAGACCGCAAAAACCCGCTGCCCCCCAACGTCGGCGTGGTTGACAAGAAGGAGGAGACGCAGCCGCCTGTGGCGCTTAAGAAAGAAG gaATAAGACGTGTTGGAAGAAGACCTGATCAGCAACTTCAGGCTGAAGGGAAGATAATTGATAGGAGACCAGAAAGGCGACCACCTCGTGAAAGACGATTTGAAAAGCCACTTGAAGAAAAGGGTGAAGGAGGAGAATTTTCAGTTGATAG ACCAATTATTGACCGGCCTATCCGAGGCCGTGGTGGTCTTGGAAGAGGTCGAGGAGGTCGTGGACGTGGAATGGGCCGTGGAGATGGCTTTGATTCTCGTGGCAAACGTGAATTTGATAGGCATAGTGGAAGTGATAGATC TGGCCTGAAGCATGAGGACAAACGTGGAGGTAGCGGATCTCACAACTGGGGAACTGTCAAAGATGAATTAAC TGACTTGGAGCAATCAAATGTGACTGAGGAAACACCTGAAGGTGAAGAACATCCAGTTGCGGACACTGAAAATAA GGAGAATGAAGTTGAAGAAGTAAAGGAAGAAGGTCCAAAAGAAATGACTTTGGATGAGTGGAAGGCTATTCAAAATAAGGACCGGGCAAAAGTAGAATTTAATATCCGAAAACCAAATGAAGGTGCTGATGGGCAGTGGAAGAAGGGATTTGTTCTTCATAAGTCAAAGAGTGAAGAG GCTCATGCTGAAGATTCAGTTATGGATCACCATTTCCGGAAGCCAGCAAATGATATAACGTCTCAGCTGGAGATCAATTTTGGAGACCTTGGCCGCCCAGGACGTGGCGGCAGGGGAGGGCGAGGTGGCCGTGGACGTGGTGGACGTCCAAACCGTGGCATCAGGACTGACAAG tcAAGTGCTTCTGCTCCTGATGTGGATGACCCAGAGGCATTCCCAGCTCTGGCTTAA
- the SERBP1 gene encoding plasminogen activator inhibitor 1 RNA-binding protein isoform X1 encodes MPGHLQEGFGCVVTNRFDQLFDDESDPFEVLKAAENKKKEAGGGGVGGPGAKSAAQAAAQTNSNAAGKQLRKESQKDRKNPLPPNVGVVDKKEETQPPVALKKEGIRRVGRRPDQQLQAEGKIIDRRPERRPPRERRFEKPLEEKGEGGEFSVDRPIIDRPIRGRGGLGRGRGGRGRGMGRGDGFDSRGKREFDRHSGSDRSSFSHYSGLKHEDKRGGSGSHNWGTVKDELTESPKYIQKQISYNCSDLEQSNVTEETPEGEEHPVADTENKENEVEEVKEEGPKEMTLDEWKAIQNKDRAKVEFNIRKPNEGADGQWKKGFVLHKSKSEEAHAEDSVMDHHFRKPANDITSQLEINFGDLGRPGRGGRGGRGGRGRGGRPNRGIRTDKSSASAPDVDDPEAFPALA; translated from the exons ATGCCTGGGCACTTACAGGAAGGCTTCGGCTGCGTGGTCACCAACCGATTCGACCAGTTATTTGACGACGAATCGGACCCCTTCGAGGTGTTGAAGGCAgcagagaacaagaaaaaagaagccGGCGGGGGCGGCGTTGGGGGCCCTGGGGCCAAGAGCGCAGCTCAGGCCGCAGCCCAGACCAACTCCAACGCGGCGGGCAAACAGCTGCGTAAAGAGTCCCAGAAAGACCGCAAAAACCCGCTGCCCCCCAACGTCGGCGTGGTTGACAAGAAGGAGGAGACGCAGCCGCCTGTGGCGCTTAAGAAAGAAG gaATAAGACGTGTTGGAAGAAGACCTGATCAGCAACTTCAGGCTGAAGGGAAGATAATTGATAGGAGACCAGAAAGGCGACCACCTCGTGAAAGACGATTTGAAAAGCCACTTGAAGAAAAGGGTGAAGGAGGAGAATTTTCAGTTGATAG ACCAATTATTGACCGGCCTATCCGAGGCCGTGGTGGTCTTGGAAGAGGTCGAGGAGGTCGTGGACGTGGAATGGGCCGTGGAGATGGCTTTGATTCTCGTGGCAAACGTGAATTTGATAGGCATAGTGGAAGTGATAGATC TTCTTTTTCACATTACAGTGGCCTGAAGCATGAGGACAAACGTGGAGGTAGCGGATCTCACAACTGGGGAACTGTCAAAGATGAATTAAC agAGTCCCCCAAATACATTcagaaacaaatatcttataattGCAGTGACTTGGAGCAATCAAATGTGACTGAGGAAACACCTGAAGGTGAAGAACATCCAGTTGCGGACACTGAAAATAA GGAGAATGAAGTTGAAGAAGTAAAGGAAGAAGGTCCAAAAGAAATGACTTTGGATGAGTGGAAGGCTATTCAAAATAAGGACCGGGCAAAAGTAGAATTTAATATCCGAAAACCAAATGAAGGTGCTGATGGGCAGTGGAAGAAGGGATTTGTTCTTCATAAGTCAAAGAGTGAAGAG GCTCATGCTGAAGATTCAGTTATGGATCACCATTTCCGGAAGCCAGCAAATGATATAACGTCTCAGCTGGAGATCAATTTTGGAGACCTTGGCCGCCCAGGACGTGGCGGCAGGGGAGGGCGAGGTGGCCGTGGACGTGGTGGACGTCCAAACCGTGGCATCAGGACTGACAAG tcAAGTGCTTCTGCTCCTGATGTGGATGACCCAGAGGCATTCCCAGCTCTGGCTTAA
- the SERBP1 gene encoding plasminogen activator inhibitor 1 RNA-binding protein isoform X3, translated as MPGHLQEGFGCVVTNRFDQLFDDESDPFEVLKAAENKKKEAGGGGVGGPGAKSAAQAAAQTNSNAAGKQLRKESQKDRKNPLPPNVGVVDKKEETQPPVALKKEGIRRVGRRPDQQLQAEGKIIDRRPERRPPRERRFEKPLEEKGEGGEFSVDRPIIDRPIRGRGGLGRGRGGRGRGMGRGDGFDSRGKREFDRHSGSDRSSFSHYSGLKHEDKRGGSGSHNWGTVKDELTDLEQSNVTEETPEGEEHPVADTENKENEVEEVKEEGPKEMTLDEWKAIQNKDRAKVEFNIRKPNEGADGQWKKGFVLHKSKSEEAHAEDSVMDHHFRKPANDITSQLEINFGDLGRPGRGGRGGRGGRGRGGRPNRGIRTDKSSASAPDVDDPEAFPALA; from the exons ATGCCTGGGCACTTACAGGAAGGCTTCGGCTGCGTGGTCACCAACCGATTCGACCAGTTATTTGACGACGAATCGGACCCCTTCGAGGTGTTGAAGGCAgcagagaacaagaaaaaagaagccGGCGGGGGCGGCGTTGGGGGCCCTGGGGCCAAGAGCGCAGCTCAGGCCGCAGCCCAGACCAACTCCAACGCGGCGGGCAAACAGCTGCGTAAAGAGTCCCAGAAAGACCGCAAAAACCCGCTGCCCCCCAACGTCGGCGTGGTTGACAAGAAGGAGGAGACGCAGCCGCCTGTGGCGCTTAAGAAAGAAG gaATAAGACGTGTTGGAAGAAGACCTGATCAGCAACTTCAGGCTGAAGGGAAGATAATTGATAGGAGACCAGAAAGGCGACCACCTCGTGAAAGACGATTTGAAAAGCCACTTGAAGAAAAGGGTGAAGGAGGAGAATTTTCAGTTGATAG ACCAATTATTGACCGGCCTATCCGAGGCCGTGGTGGTCTTGGAAGAGGTCGAGGAGGTCGTGGACGTGGAATGGGCCGTGGAGATGGCTTTGATTCTCGTGGCAAACGTGAATTTGATAGGCATAGTGGAAGTGATAGATC TTCTTTTTCACATTACAGTGGCCTGAAGCATGAGGACAAACGTGGAGGTAGCGGATCTCACAACTGGGGAACTGTCAAAGATGAATTAAC TGACTTGGAGCAATCAAATGTGACTGAGGAAACACCTGAAGGTGAAGAACATCCAGTTGCGGACACTGAAAATAA GGAGAATGAAGTTGAAGAAGTAAAGGAAGAAGGTCCAAAAGAAATGACTTTGGATGAGTGGAAGGCTATTCAAAATAAGGACCGGGCAAAAGTAGAATTTAATATCCGAAAACCAAATGAAGGTGCTGATGGGCAGTGGAAGAAGGGATTTGTTCTTCATAAGTCAAAGAGTGAAGAG GCTCATGCTGAAGATTCAGTTATGGATCACCATTTCCGGAAGCCAGCAAATGATATAACGTCTCAGCTGGAGATCAATTTTGGAGACCTTGGCCGCCCAGGACGTGGCGGCAGGGGAGGGCGAGGTGGCCGTGGACGTGGTGGACGTCCAAACCGTGGCATCAGGACTGACAAG tcAAGTGCTTCTGCTCCTGATGTGGATGACCCAGAGGCATTCCCAGCTCTGGCTTAA
- the SERBP1 gene encoding plasminogen activator inhibitor 1 RNA-binding protein isoform X2, giving the protein MPGHLQEGFGCVVTNRFDQLFDDESDPFEVLKAAENKKKEAGGGGVGGPGAKSAAQAAAQTNSNAAGKQLRKESQKDRKNPLPPNVGVVDKKEETQPPVALKKEGIRRVGRRPDQQLQAEGKIIDRRPERRPPRERRFEKPLEEKGEGGEFSVDRPIIDRPIRGRGGLGRGRGGRGRGMGRGDGFDSRGKREFDRHSGSDRSGLKHEDKRGGSGSHNWGTVKDELTESPKYIQKQISYNCSDLEQSNVTEETPEGEEHPVADTENKENEVEEVKEEGPKEMTLDEWKAIQNKDRAKVEFNIRKPNEGADGQWKKGFVLHKSKSEEAHAEDSVMDHHFRKPANDITSQLEINFGDLGRPGRGGRGGRGGRGRGGRPNRGIRTDKSSASAPDVDDPEAFPALA; this is encoded by the exons ATGCCTGGGCACTTACAGGAAGGCTTCGGCTGCGTGGTCACCAACCGATTCGACCAGTTATTTGACGACGAATCGGACCCCTTCGAGGTGTTGAAGGCAgcagagaacaagaaaaaagaagccGGCGGGGGCGGCGTTGGGGGCCCTGGGGCCAAGAGCGCAGCTCAGGCCGCAGCCCAGACCAACTCCAACGCGGCGGGCAAACAGCTGCGTAAAGAGTCCCAGAAAGACCGCAAAAACCCGCTGCCCCCCAACGTCGGCGTGGTTGACAAGAAGGAGGAGACGCAGCCGCCTGTGGCGCTTAAGAAAGAAG gaATAAGACGTGTTGGAAGAAGACCTGATCAGCAACTTCAGGCTGAAGGGAAGATAATTGATAGGAGACCAGAAAGGCGACCACCTCGTGAAAGACGATTTGAAAAGCCACTTGAAGAAAAGGGTGAAGGAGGAGAATTTTCAGTTGATAG ACCAATTATTGACCGGCCTATCCGAGGCCGTGGTGGTCTTGGAAGAGGTCGAGGAGGTCGTGGACGTGGAATGGGCCGTGGAGATGGCTTTGATTCTCGTGGCAAACGTGAATTTGATAGGCATAGTGGAAGTGATAGATC TGGCCTGAAGCATGAGGACAAACGTGGAGGTAGCGGATCTCACAACTGGGGAACTGTCAAAGATGAATTAAC agAGTCCCCCAAATACATTcagaaacaaatatcttataattGCAGTGACTTGGAGCAATCAAATGTGACTGAGGAAACACCTGAAGGTGAAGAACATCCAGTTGCGGACACTGAAAATAA GGAGAATGAAGTTGAAGAAGTAAAGGAAGAAGGTCCAAAAGAAATGACTTTGGATGAGTGGAAGGCTATTCAAAATAAGGACCGGGCAAAAGTAGAATTTAATATCCGAAAACCAAATGAAGGTGCTGATGGGCAGTGGAAGAAGGGATTTGTTCTTCATAAGTCAAAGAGTGAAGAG GCTCATGCTGAAGATTCAGTTATGGATCACCATTTCCGGAAGCCAGCAAATGATATAACGTCTCAGCTGGAGATCAATTTTGGAGACCTTGGCCGCCCAGGACGTGGCGGCAGGGGAGGGCGAGGTGGCCGTGGACGTGGTGGACGTCCAAACCGTGGCATCAGGACTGACAAG tcAAGTGCTTCTGCTCCTGATGTGGATGACCCAGAGGCATTCCCAGCTCTGGCTTAA